One window of Kryptolebias marmoratus isolate JLee-2015 linkage group LG3, ASM164957v2, whole genome shotgun sequence genomic DNA carries:
- the LOC119616881 gene encoding docking protein 3-like has translation MDFQTKTGQVFLQPRKTNKKWKVVWLSLFTPSSSGVGRLEIRDSGGGGDHSPGVRRHHPPHGDKKVKVIRLSELISVLRLPPNAEACPMDNMAAFCVETQDRTLVFSALKDECVDWVDKLCHCSFQRESSGSTLRHMEENQIYASADEAPQFWVAIQRTDAATRCDLQGSYWLQASFLSEQVSFLSEQASFLSELHTKPGTDPGWFSLLTPLLWSLQRALTIEAGRRYDCGPGTFLFETQQAETIFSLMKSTITQKKPVPLGSQTKDGEKVPMVSIPPHSPLSQVWDRSILEKTQDRRSLVFDDGGKTREDPIGSSEAAPAPITLMPLPLIPTQQTNQSEAVYADPKVSVTSDLKPGPVTALYVDPVDVLPLKPPQSGEPEAAGTASSEPSLQPDVPDSVYAEVFDKISLDQNKPQTLLRAGKPAEEPIYTEPVSKTDEVSEPRGTPKPDPFAHLYAQVCKTSTRTSATISTARSTAASPSASDRTKNPAEDSLDDVIYENLGII, from the exons ATGGACTTTCAGACCAAAACTGGGCAGGTTTTCCTCCAACCGCgcaaaactaacaaa aaaTGGAAGGTGGTGTGGTTATCTCTGTTCACCCCCAGCAGCAGCGGAGTGGGCCGGCTGGAGATCAGAGACTCTGGAG GAGGAGGAGATCACAGCCCGGGGGTCCGGAGGCACCACCCGCCTCATGGAGACAAGAAGGTGAAGGTGATCCGACTGTCAGAGTTGATCAGCGTCCTCAGACTGCCCCCCAATGCCGAGGCCTGTCCCATG GACAACATGGCGGCGTTCTGCGTGGAGACTCAGGACAGGACTCTGGTGTTCTCTGCTCTGAAGGACGAGTGTGTGGACTGGGTGGACAAACTGTGTCACTGCAGCTTCCAG agAGAAAGTTCAGGTTCGACGCTGCGTCACATGGAGGAGAATCAGATTTACGCCTCAGCAGATGAAG CCCCTCAGTTCTGGGTGGCGATTCAGAGAACCGACGCAGCGACTCGATGCGACCTGCAGGGGTCGTACTGGCTGCAG GCCAGCTTCCTGTCCGAGCAGGTCAGCTTCCTGTCTGAGCAGGCCAGCTTCCTGTCCGAGCTGCACACCAAGCCTGGGACTGATCCAGGGTGGTTTTCTCTCCTCACTCCTCTCCTCTGGTCTCTGCAGCGGGCTCTGACCATCGAAGCGGGCCGACGCTACGACTGCGGACCTGGAACCTTCTTATTTGAGACGCAGCAGGCCGAGACGATCTTCTCTCTGATGAAGAGTACCATCACACAGAAGAAACCTGTCCCTCTGGGAAGCCAAACCAAAGATGGAGAGAAGGTTCCCATGGTCAGCATCCCGCCTCATTCCCCCCTCTCCCAAGTATGGGACCGGAGCATCCTGGAGAAAACTCAGGACAGGAGATCTCTGGTGTTTGACGACGGTGGAAAGACTCGGGAGGATCCGATTGGTTCATCAGAAGCTGCTCCTGCTCCCATCACCCTCATGCCTCTCCCACTGATCCCCACTCAGCAGaccaaccaatcagaagccgTGTATGCCGACCCGAAGGTCAGCGTCACGTCAGATTTAAAACCCGGACCGGTCACGGCTCTGTATGTGGACCCTGTTGATGTTCTTCCTCTGAAACCACCACAGTCCGGAGAACCTGAGGCTGCCGGTACCGCCTCCTCAGAACCCAGTCTTCAGCCCGATGTTCCAGATTCTGTTTATGCAGAGGTCTTCGACAAAATCAGTCTGGACCAGAACAAACCTCAAACTCTGCTGAGGGCAGGAAAACCAGCGGAGGAGCCGATTTACACCGAACCCGTCAGCAAGACGGACGAAGTGTCGGAACCCAGAGGAACCCCAAAACCCGACCCGTTCGCCCACCTTTACGCTCAGGTGTGTAAAACATCCACCAGAACCTCAGCAACCATCAGCACCGCCCGCTCCACAGCTGCTTCACCCTCCGCCTCTGATCGGACCAAGAACCCGGCCGAGGACAGCCTGGATGATGTCATCTATGAAAACCTGGGCATCATTTAA
- the LOC108228520 gene encoding neuronal membrane glycoprotein M6-a, with product MEENMDESQSQKGCKECCERCVGSLPWASLIATILLYMGVALFCGCGHEALSGTVSILLNYFDVTKGPGGGLDVFTIIDILKYIIYGLAAGFFVFGVLLLVEGFFTTGAIRDLYGEFKITACGRCLTAFLMFLAYLFFLVWLGVTAFTSLPVFMYYNVWSMCQNSSSMEGANLCLDLRLFGAVTVSEDRKVCTGTEKFSRMCVSDELDLTFHLFVCALAGAGAAVIAMVHFLMALAANWGYLKDASRMQKYEDIKSKEEQELHDIHSTRSKERLNAYT from the exons gCTGTAAGGAGTGCTGCGAGCGATGCGTCGGCAGTCTGCCCTGGGCGTCGCTCATCGCCACCATCCTCCTCTACATGGGCGTGGCCTTGTTCTGTGGGTGTGGCCACGAGGCTCTGAGCGGCACCGTCTCCATCCTCCTGAACTACTTTGATGTGACCAAAGGCCCCGGAGGAGGACTGGATGTGTTTACCAT CATCGACATCCTGAAGTACATCATCTATGGCCTGGCAGCTGGCTTCTTTGTGTTCGgagtgctgctgctggtggaggGCTTCTTCACCACCGGAGCCATCAGGGATCTCTACGGCGAGTTCAAGATCACCGCCTGCGGACGCTGCCTCACTGCTTTC ctgatGTTCCTGGCCTACCTCTTCTTCCTGGTGTGGCTCGGGGTGACGGCCTTCACCAGCCTCCCGGTCTTCATGTACTACAACGTTTGGTCCATGTGTCAGAACTCCAGCTCCATGGAGGGAGCCAACCTCTGCCTGGACCTGCGTCTGTTCG GAGCTGTGACCGTCTCTGAGGACAGGAAGGTGTGCACGGGAACTGAGAAGTTCTCCAGGATGTGTGTCTCCGACGag CTGGACCTGACCttccatctgtttgtgtgtgcgctGGCGGGGGCAGGAGCTGCTGTCATCGCCATG GTCCACTTCCTGATGGCTCTAGCTGCTAACTGGGGCTACCTGAAGGACGCCAGCCGGATGCAGAAGTACGAGGACATCAAGTCcaaggaggagcaggagctgcACGACATCCACTCCACACGCTCCAAAGAACGCCTCAATGcctacacataa